The genome window AAAGCTATATAGTTGAAGAGTTAAAGAGTTACTGAATATTGATCAGTAACTGCATTGGTAATTAGTTGGCTGGACTATTAAGTGCTGTGTTGGCCTGACGTGAACTGAGACAAATCACTCCACATCCCTGTGTTGGGTTTTCCCATAGGAGAAATACAGACCAGGACTGATGAAAAATGGCTCTTATAAATCTTGTTGGAAGGATAATGGGCAAGAATATGACCATTTGTATAtagaaaagctggaaaaccTTTTTgtacaaaattcagctcttcatttttgtctttttttttttttttttttttttttttttcccctccaggaACTTGCTGCACCTGCAGTAGATTCTGCTAATAAGGGATATATTGGTAAGTTTTCCAGTGTGGATCTTACTCAGATCTTGTGTTGCTTCAGTTAAAAAGCTGTAATGATGGGACAGATTTGAGTGTGTTGTGAAGACTTCTGAAAGGAATGAATTTAGGTATAATTGTattacttttcttaaaatcagTTTCCAAATGGACATATAGGCAGTGGTACTTCAGAAATTTCAGAattcccccagctctgcttggGAGTTTCCCATGTAAAGCTATCTTCTTATTGCTGATTTCAGGCCAGGCTGAAACCAAACCTGCAGCAGGGGGAAGTTGTTCATCTGCAGGGGGAAGGTAATTAATCTGTAAAAGATTGTGGCATGCACGGTTGTGCAAAGGCACGTTAACATTTGTCTTGAAGTTGCAGTATGCAAAAAATCTAACtcttaaaaacactgaaataaacaatGTTTATTTCTTGGAGCACTGCAGAAGTCTCAGGGGTACATCCTCACTCCTGTTTGGagcttcttttgaaataaaacagttcCGTGGAACTGAGGGCTTAGACTAAATCCCCTTTTTATAAGGCATCTCCAAAGTATGTTGGGCTTTGTGAACTTGGTTATGCCTGGGTTTTTCTCACAAATGTTTATGCATGTTTTTGCTTCAAGTCTAAAGCATCAGGTTTTAATGGTTGATGAAAAGCAGATAGCATACCAGTGAAGTTAGGCAGTGGGatgaaaatgattttgtttcttgatCTTAAGAATGCATAATGCTTAAAGAAGAGTTTGTGTGAGGTCATGACATTCATAGCAGGGTTACAAATAGAAAATGGTAGTTAGGAGTGTGTGCTGCTCCATGGAATATGTAGTTTCCGAGTACAGAGTACTAAGAGTTCTTTAATACAAACTCacacataattttatttttgaggggAGTAGGAAAGATTGATAGAAAAATTCTTGGTCTTGCCTTTCATTTGAAGTACATAAAATGGTATTAAGAGTGTGTATTGTCTTATTTCTATTCTTGATGTTCCATTGCCTGCTTTCATTAGCTTATGACTAACGATTCTTGCTACCTAGTTCCAAATGTAGAATTGCCATCCCTCTGTTCAACGAAGTTTCGCTCTGGACCACCTGGTGAAGAGGCTCAAGCAGCAAGCCAGTTCATTGCAGATGTGATCGAAAAGTAAGAACCATCTTAGTGCATTTAAAACACGAACAGCTCTGCAAGATGGTTTTGTGGTTCCTGATTTACtctctcattttattttagttcacAGATAATAGCGAAAGAAGATCTATGTATTGCAAACGGCAAGGTAAGTTGTATCTCAAAATGAAGAGGGACATGCTAACAAGATCACGGTGTTGAGACGTTAAAGAAGGTATTTGGGGTTATAGGTTgttctgttggttttgctttttagtcTTCATAGTTTGGTTTACATCTGAAGTGTAAAAGTCGTATGATAGAAATAAGTGTCTTTGTTCCTGTGGCCTGCGTTTTCTTAGGTATTGCACCGTTCACTTAGCTGCTGTAATATCTCACATGTGCAAACCTTTTTTGATAGCTTGCTTGGGTGTTATACTGTGATATCATATGTCTGGACTACGATGGAAACATTTTGGATGCCAGTGCCTTTGCTTTAttagcagcattaaaaaatggTAAGTCTTCTCTAGAGCAAGAGACATACTCTGATTAATGTTGCTTGAAGAAATACCTATTCATGATGGTTCAAAACTAATGTAACTGGTTCACAGTTCCTTAAGACTGCTTGTTTCCTGTCATTTAAATGCTAAATTACTGAACTGCAGATACAAAGTGGAAATGATGGTACGGATGGCATAGATGTGTAACACCTGGGGGAGCAGGATCTTTTTGTATGCCTGTTACTGCTCTCTTACAAGACCAATAGCTATTCTGCCACGTGTTCTTCTGTGTCAGAGATCTGAATCTTTCAGGAGTGGCCATAAACAACTTTAATGTCTAGATCGGGGTCTTGCCTTGCTAATGTATGTTCTGTAGGCAGAAGCAGTCATTAGGGCTTTGCTTACACAAATATTCTGTCACAACAGAATATTCCTGGCTTAATGTGTTATAGtttgaaaacactgttttcatgcGTGCAACACATGGATTGATTATGGATGCACATGAGGCAGTATAAAGGGAAGCTTATAGCAAGGCCTCCTTTTCTAACTGTGGCTTGCTTGCCTTTGAATTCCTTTATCTACTTTGCTCATGATTTCCCCATCTCCAACACTGTATGGGCTGTCAAAGCAAGAGTTATCTGAAAATCACATGGTACTGTTTctacaaatacacaaaattcATGAGATTAGACTATATTATTGGTTTTTATATGTCCAGTAGGCTTTtggcaggaaacaaaaaacttttTGTTAAATATGATTATAAAGTATTGCATTTTCTGATTACAAAATGGCACACAATTACTTCTGTTAGGAAGAATGTTGTCTTTAGGAGAAAAACTAAATAGTTCCTTGAATGGATAGCTCTAAGCTAAATACTTTCCTCAGATtgaagaggtttttttgtgtaGAACACCAGTAATGTAACCAAAATTGTATTGATTGATTTTCAGTGGCTTAAAAGAACagcttaaatatttcagtagtCTTGGGCATCTCTAGGCCTACTAAAATCAGCGATGTTTAATATGATACCATTGTCATTGTTTTCACCTCTTCAGTACAGTTGCCATCAGTTACAATCAATGAAGAAACTGGTTTATCAgaagttaatttaaaacagaagaatccTTTGGTCATCAGAAAGCATCCGGTTGCCACGTCATTCGCTATATTCGATGAGTAAGTTTGTAACTGTTTTGTACTTCAGAAAACCACTGTGTATGTAAAAAGTGAAAGAGTGCATGAAGAGCATGCGGTGTAAGGCAGCACTGTTTCACTTCATTGTAAATCTATAGCCTCTTGTTGAAGTGACCTGTAGTTCTGCAATGTGAATGAGTATGCAGAACAAAACGAAGTCTGCAGCTTCTTCCTGTGCCTTAAAGCAGAACTGGTTCCCAACCTAAGATACACTTGAAAGCACGGGAAAGTACTGGCTTATGTTTTTGCAGTATCTTTGAGATAAAAGCGTGTTACCAATGCAATTAATGTTTCAGCAGCCTACGTAAATTGCATATAAAAGATGGTAGTTTTTGAACAGCTTATACTAAGGGTTTAGTCAACAGAGGAAGTAAGAAGTAATGGTCCAGGTAGAACAACAGACCCTCTGGATGACTGGAAACACGATCACCCAAGATAAAGTATGACCAGCACTCTTAAGTCATTGTTCATGTAGGTAAAGAATCTGATAATAAGAATTCAAAATGATCACATCTGGTACCTTGACTTCTCACCTGAAATTGTGTACTGGCTCTTTGTTAGTCCAAGTATGTTAAGtatgtgttttgctgctgttcgTAAGAAATGCAGTTATTTATGGTGGTATCCATTTGAAAAGTAGAAAATGAGAAGATGATGTGCACATTGCTATTAAGCTAAGATTTGAGTATATTTAGAGATGTCAGGGGTTTGTGGCACATTAATCTGTATTTGCAGACATCATTAGTGGGTCCTTTCATTCAAACatgagatggggggggggggcactgaaCTCAAATGCTAAGTGATTACCAAAATGAATCAAAGCAGAAAGTTACCAGTACTTTAGAGTGCTTCTGTTAATTGCTTAAATACAAGTTCTTGTGATGTAGACTGAAAGTGAGAGCTTGGATATCATATAGGCAGACAGTTGTTAGTAGGATACTATTTGCACGCAAGTCGCATACTTACCTGTAGACAAAAAAGGTTGCATTTGGAAGAAGGCTTTCAGTGACAGTCTGATGAGCTTTGCTCCCTTCACTGAAACCAACTGTTGCATCAAAAAAGTTACTGAAGTCTCCCTTTAGCTCCTAAAACTAAATATTGAGGGATGGTGTGCCTGGGTGTtatgtggtttgggttttgtgttttgttttggtttttttaattctggtttATTAGTTTTTCTACATCTGTTGACACAGCCCTCTAAATAATACACTTTACATGCTCAGGCTTCCagagacacttttttttctgcttaaaaagcCTGCTTGAATAAATACAACTTCTGGGTTGCTGGGTAGTGTGGCCATGGGCGATGAACGCTGGTGTGGAGCGCTGCACAGCTCCTTGGCTGGCTCCTGTGGGCTCAGCCTCCACAGAAATAAGTCTGATCCATCCACCATGCTGTGTGCCTGGCCCCTGTGTCATGCAAAGGGTGACACCCCACAGTGCATGTGGGTAGAATATAGCAGTATTTTTGAGTAGTGTAGCTAAGGGGTTAAGTTTTCATTACGCTATTTGTTATTAAATGGCAATCTGAAACTACTGGTGAAGCTTTAAATTACCCAGAAAACCTTTAAACATGCCTTGCATATGAGTTCAAATTGAAATACTCTTGCCCTTCCATCTGTTTGTGTAACTGGCTCTATAgccttgctgctgcctcccctctgcCACAACTTGTCATACACATCACTTAGCATAGGTGTACTCCAGCTAAATAGTCTTGAGTGCATCAACACTACTAAATACTAGTTTACCAGCATAAACTGAGGCTTCAGGAAAACTTCAGCTAATGTCTTTCCTGTCAACCAACTGTTTGTACTAGGAGTgttattgattattttttaaagaaacttcagGGTGAAtgctgtttggctttttttaagttggagggttttttgttgtacAAAGTTGGCTTATAGTTCAgatcccttttcttccctttccattgGCTTGCTCTATTTTTAACTTATTAAATGGTTCAGAACCAACAATATTCAATCTCTTTTAATGATGTGCACCATGTGATGTACGACAGATTATTTTGGCTGCCTTAAGGAACCTAGTAAATCCACCTTTGAACAATTCTGAGCGGTGTTAAGGgttctctgaaaagaaactgagaacTACTTTGGTGATTTTACCATTGGAAATGAGTTTTGCCTTAAGGTCTGGTAGAGATTAGCATGGTCTACACCTAAAAAACAATGCCATTATCTTTGCATAACTATGAAATAAATGACCGCATACTGCAAATAGCAGTTTAATGGCATTTTCCTGCAATATGTGGCTGTCACAAATCCACAGGACTTAGGCATAGAGCTGTAATTTTAACAGATGTATGCACTTGAATATGTGGAATTTCctcacattttttgttttttcttttttaaaatcagtgccTTTTGATAAGAAAACAGATAAGCCTGGGCACTAAATCCACCTACAAGTATTTTGTAAGACTACAGTAAAAGTTAATATGTATTTTGCAATAATGTTAGTGGAACAATGTATACCAACACCTCtgtacatgtttttcttttacaagcACATTACTCATTGTCGATCCAACCGCTGAAGAAGAAGACTTAGCAAGCGGAACAGTAACTATTGTAACTGATGAAGAAGGCAGGCTATGTTCTGTCCATAAACCAGGTAGTTCCATGTTTATTACACAAGAACCTATGCAGATGATAACATCTAGGTCAGGAAAAGATTATGTACCACCTTTTCTTAGTAAAATGTGGATGCTTTACGATAAGACTGTCTGCTTGAGTATTAGATGACTTGCGCTTgaaattagcttttaaaaaggtgGTGCGCCTGAAGTACAAAAAGAAGTCACAGCTTTACTTACATACAGTACATGACAGCGAATCTCCTGTGACACCTctagtttgttttggttttccttgccTGAAACTAGAGCACATGCATGTTCCCCAGGTGAAAGTTGTTGGTCCTAAGAATTACTGCATTactttcctttggaaaacagaTTTAGAGATACATAACTGAAGTGtacatagaaaattaaattggtCTGTTTAATTTTTAGGTGGAAGTCCTCTTACAGGAGACAAGCTTCAGGACTGCATCACTAGAGCAATTACAAGACACAAAGAAGTAAAGAAGCTGATagacaaagtaataaaaagtatAAAGCCCAAGTG of Falco cherrug isolate bFalChe1 chromosome 2, bFalChe1.pri, whole genome shotgun sequence contains these proteins:
- the EXOSC8 gene encoding exosome complex component RRP43; translation: MATAFKMVEPLEYYRRFLKENCRPDGRELGEFRATTVNIGSITTADGSALVKLGNTTVVCGVKAELAAPAVDSANKGYIVPNVELPSLCSTKFRSGPPGEEAQAASQFIADVIENSQIIAKEDLCIANGKLAWVLYCDIICLDYDGNILDASAFALLAALKNVQLPSVTINEETGLSEVNLKQKNPLVIRKHPVATSFAIFDDTLLIVDPTAEEEDLASGTVTIVTDEEGRLCSVHKPGGSPLTGDKLQDCITRAITRHKEVKKLIDKVIKSIKPK